The genomic window CGCTGGACGCCACGTGGCGGCTCATCCGCGAGACCAACGCCCACCTCGAGGCCAACGAGCCGTGGAAGGCGCAGCCCGGGCCCGAGGTCGACGCCGTGCTGGGCGACGCCCTCGAGGCGCTGCGCATCGTCGCCGTGCTCGCCACCCCGGCCATGCCGGCTGCGTGCGCCGAGGTGTGGCGGCGCATCGGCCTGCCGGGCGTGCCGGGCGACGAGCACCTGCCCCGGGCGGCGGCGTGGGGGGGCTACCCGGGTGGGCTCCCGGTGGAGAAGGGCCCGCCCCTGTTCCCCCGCAAGTGACGCTCTCGGCGAGGAGACCGGGGTCGGGGCCCCGGGCCGGGCTGATGGCGTCGACGGCGCCGGACGGGGCTGGGGCCCCCGTCTCGGCGAGGAGGCCGGGGTCGGGGCCCCGGCCGGGCTGATGGCATGGACCGACAGCCACTGCCACGTCCCGTTCGAGGGCCTCGGGGCGGACCCGGCCCAGGTGGTCGCGGACGCCCGGCGGGCGGGCGTCACGCGGCTGGTCGACGTGGGCACCGACGCCGCGCAGTCGGCGGCCGCCATCGCGGTGGCGCAGGCCCACGACGGCGTGTGGGCGACGGTCGGCCTCCACCCCCACGACGCCAAGCTGGGCGTTGACACCATCGTCCCCCTGCTCGGCGAGGCCAAGGTGGTGGCCGTCGGCGAGTGCGGCCTCGACTACCACTACGACCACTCGCCCCGCCCCGCGCAACGGGAGGCGTTCGCCGCCCAGATCGCCCTGGCGCACGAGCGGGGCCTGGCCCTGGTGATCCACACCCGCCAGGCGTGGGACGACACCTTCGACCTGCTGGCCGCCGAGGGGGCCCCCGCCCGCACCGTCTTCCACTGCTTCACCGGCGGCCCCACCGAGGCGCGCCGGGCGCTCGACGTCGGCGCCTTCCTGTCGTTCAGCGGCATCGTCACGTTCAAGGCGGCCGACGACCTGCGCGCCGCGGCGGCCCTCTGCCCGCTGGACCGGCTCCTGGTGGAGACCGACTCGCCGTTCCTCGCCCCGGTTCCCCACCGCGGGAAGCCCAACCGGCCCGAGCTGTTGCCCGTGGTGGGCGCCGCCGTGGCGTCGGCCAGGGCGGTCGCCGTCGAGGAGGTCGAGGCGGTCACCTGGGACAACGCCGGACGGGTCTTCGGCCTTTAGCGGTCCGCAACCCCCGCTTGCGCCCGGTAGCCCCTTGTCGGCCCGCCGAAGTTGCGGTAGCTGTCGGCTCCACCTAGGGTCCCCCCAGCGCCACAAGGGGAGGACCTGAGGCTGGAACATGCTCAGGTGAGGCGGGTTGTGGTTGCCCTGCTGCTGTGTTCCGGGCTTCTGCTGATTCCCGCGCTCATCGCACGAACCAATCGAGAGTCGCCCGCTCCAGGGGCCGGGGCCACCCGGCTGAGCGCCGCTGACCTCGAGCGCCCGGGCTCGTCGCGGGCGGCGCGCGACGCCGGTGCCAGGCCGCCGATCTCGTTGCCGGTGACCGCGCCGTCGACCATCGCCGTCCCCGTCCCGCTGGCGGTGAAGGCGCCGACGACCACGGAGGCACGAGCGGCGACGACCACCACGGTCAAGCCGACGACGACGACGCACACGCACGCCCCGGCGACCACGACGACGGTCAAGCCCACGACCACCACCCACACCCACGCCCCGGCCACCACGACCACGGCCAAGCCCGCGACCACGACCACGACGGCCGCCCAGTTCGTGGCCGGCCAGGAGGTGGGCAAGGCGTCGTGGTACGTGGCGGCCGCCCCGGGCACGTGCGCACACCGCACGATCCCCAAGGGGACCCGGGTGCGGGTGACGCACCTGGCGAGCGGCAGGTCGGTCATCTGCACCGTGGCGGACCGCGGCCCGTACATCGACGGGCGGGTCGTCGACCTGTCGGAGGTGGACTTCGCCCAGCTCACCGGCTCGCACGAAGGCGTGGTGGACGTCAAGATCGAGTGGTGAGGCCCCGTCCCCCCCGGCGCCCGGCGGGCCCCCGCGCCGGGTGACGCTCACGCGGCGGGAGGTCGCCGATCTCCTCCGCCGCAGCGGGATCCGCCCCAGCCGGGCGCTGGGCCAGAACTTCGTGGTCGACCCCAACACGGTGCGCCGCATCGCCCGCCTGGCGGCCGTCGGGCCCGGCGACCGGGTGGTCGAGATCGGCGCCGGCCTGGGGTCGCTCACCCTGGCGCTGGCCGAGACGGGCGCATCGGTCGTCGCCGTCGAGCTGGACCGTTACGTGGTGCCGGTGCTGCGCGAGGTCGTGGAGCGGGCGGGCGTCCGGGTGGTCGAGGCGGACGCCCTGCGCCTCGACTGGGCGGAGCTGCTCGGAGACGGCGGAGCATGGGTGCTCGTCGCCAACCTGCCCTACAACGTGGCGACGCCACTGGTCCTCACCCTCCTCGAGCGGGCGCCCATGATCGGTCGGATGCTGGTGATGGTGCAGCGGGAGGCGGGCGAGCGCCTGGCCGCCGGGCCGGGCGAGGAGGCGTACGGGGCGGTGTCGGTGAAGGTGGCGTACCGGGCCGAGGCCCGGCTGGTGGGCCGGGTGCCGCCGACGGTGTTCGTACCGCAACCGAAGGTCGAGTCGGTCCTGGTGTCGGTCACGCGGCGGCCCGAGCCGGCGGTGGCGGTGGACGAGGCGCGGCTGTTCGCGCTCGTCGAGGCGGGCTTCGCCCACCGGCGCAAGATGCTGCGCCGGGCGCTGGCCGGGGTGGTCGACGACCGGGTGTTCGCGGCCGCCGCCATCCGGCCCGAGGCGCGGGCCGAGGAGCTCGGCGTCGAGGCATGGGGGAGGCTGACCGAGTGCGCGACCGCCGCCGGGCCCTCGCCAAGCTGACCCTGACGCTGCGCGTCACCGGCCGCCGGGGTGACGGCTACCACCTGCTCGACTCGGTCATGACCACGATCGACCTGGCCGACGTCCTCGAGTTCTCGGACGGCGACGGGGTGGAGGTGGTCGGCGCCGACCTGCCGGCGGACGACCTGGTCACCCGCGCCCTGCGGGCGGTGGGGCGGCGGGCGGCGGTGCGGCTCGAGAAGCGGATCCCGGTGGGCGGCGGCCTCGGGGGCGGCTCGGCCGACGCGGCCGCCGTCCTGCGCTGGGCGGGCTGCTCCGACCCGGCGGTGGCCGTCGCCCTGGGAGCCGACGTCCCGTTCTGCCTGGTGGGCGGGCGGGCGCGGGTGACGGGAGTGGGCGAGGTCGTCGAGCCCCTCCCGTTCGTGGAGGCGGCGTACACCCTCCTCACACCGCCGCTGCACGTGTCGACGCCCGCCGTCTACGCGGCGTGGGACGACCTCGGGGGGCCGACCGCCGACGGCCCCAACGACCTGGAGCCGGCCGCCCTGCGGGTCGAGCCCCGCCTGGCGGCGTGGCGCGACGCGCTGGGGGACGCCACGGAGTGCGTGCCGGTCCTCGCCGGGAGCGGCGGCACCTGGTTCGTCGAAGGGGCCTTCCCCGACGTGCGCGGTGCGGTCGTGACGCGGACCGAGCGTCCCTAGTCGGGACGGTCGGCAGGGGCGGTGTCCGGGGGAGCCGTCGCTACTTGCCGGCCCGCCGTTGCCAGCGGGTGGCCTTCAGCATCTTCTTGTGCTTCTTCTTCCGCATCCGCTTGCGGCGCTTCTTTATCAGTGAGCCCATGCCGGGGAGGACAGTAGCCTCGATGGAGGGATGGCGGGTAGTTCAACTGGCAGAACGCCGGACTTTGGATCCGGAGGTCGCAGGTTCGATCCCTGCCCCGCCAACGGGCCGTCGCGGTAGAAAGGAACCATGAACCGTCCGCTCTCCGCCGTCGTGCTGGCCGCCGGGGAGGGCACCCGCATGAAGTCGTCGAGGCCCAAGCCGGTGCACCTCCTCTGCGGGAGGCCCATGGTCCTGCACGTGATCGACTCCCTCGGCGCCGTCCCCGTCGACCGGGCCGTGGTGGTCGTCGGGCACGGCGCCGAGCGGGTCACCAAGGCGCTGCTCGAGGAGGCGCCGGCCCGCCTCCGCATCGACTTCGTGGAGCAGCGGGTGCAGCGGGGGACGGGCGACGCCGCGTCGGTGGCGCTCACCGCCTTCCCCGACGACGATGCGGACGACGGCGAGATCGTCGTCCTGCCCGGCGACACGCCGCTGCTGCGGCCGTCGACGGTGGCCGACCTGCTCGCCCGCCACCGCGAGAAGAACGCGGCGGCCACCCTGCTCACCACCCGCATGGCCGACCCCACCGGTTACGGGCGCGTCGTGAGGGACAAGAACGACCGGGTCGCCCGCATCGTCGAGGAGGCCGACGCCACCCCCGAGGAACGGGCAATCGACGAGGTCAACACGT from Acidimicrobiales bacterium includes these protein-coding regions:
- the rsmA gene encoding 16S rRNA (adenine(1518)-N(6)/adenine(1519)-N(6))-dimethyltransferase RsmA, coding for MTLTRREVADLLRRSGIRPSRALGQNFVVDPNTVRRIARLAAVGPGDRVVEIGAGLGSLTLALAETGASVVAVELDRYVVPVLREVVERAGVRVVEADALRLDWAELLGDGGAWVLVANLPYNVATPLVLTLLERAPMIGRMLVMVQREAGERLAAGPGEEAYGAVSVKVAYRAEARLVGRVPPTVFVPQPKVESVLVSVTRRPEPAVAVDEARLFALVEAGFAHRRKMLRRALAGVVDDRVFAAAAIRPEARAEELGVEAWGRLTECATAAGPSPS
- a CDS encoding TatD family hydrolase translates to MAWTDSHCHVPFEGLGADPAQVVADARRAGVTRLVDVGTDAAQSAAAIAVAQAHDGVWATVGLHPHDAKLGVDTIVPLLGEAKVVAVGECGLDYHYDHSPRPAQREAFAAQIALAHERGLALVIHTRQAWDDTFDLLAAEGAPARTVFHCFTGGPTEARRALDVGAFLSFSGIVTFKAADDLRAAAALCPLDRLLVETDSPFLAPVPHRGKPNRPELLPVVGAAVASARAVAVEEVEAVTWDNAGRVFGL
- a CDS encoding AURKAIP1/COX24 domain-containing protein, with product MGSLIKKRRKRMRKKKHKKMLKATRWQRRAGK
- a CDS encoding septal ring lytic transglycosylase RlpA family protein, with amino-acid sequence MTAPSTIAVPVPLAVKAPTTTEARAATTTTVKPTTTTHTHAPATTTTVKPTTTTHTHAPATTTTAKPATTTTTAAQFVAGQEVGKASWYVAAAPGTCAHRTIPKGTRVRVTHLASGRSVICTVADRGPYIDGRVVDLSEVDFAQLTGSHEGVVDVKIEW
- a CDS encoding 4-(cytidine 5'-diphospho)-2-C-methyl-D-erythritol kinase is translated as MRDRRRALAKLTLTLRVTGRRGDGYHLLDSVMTTIDLADVLEFSDGDGVEVVGADLPADDLVTRALRAVGRRAAVRLEKRIPVGGGLGGGSADAAAVLRWAGCSDPAVAVALGADVPFCLVGGRARVTGVGEVVEPLPFVEAAYTLLTPPLHVSTPAVYAAWDDLGGPTADGPNDLEPAALRVEPRLAAWRDALGDATECVPVLAGSGGTWFVEGAFPDVRGAVVTRTERP